One stretch of Paenibacillus sp. AN1007 DNA includes these proteins:
- a CDS encoding plantaricin C family lantibiotic, which yields MVNDRNPFVAFNKKENLEFLSPVLAEEITEVDISIQGGCTTNTFTLSNFLGNQGGWCTLSKECQRACN from the coding sequence ATGGTTAACGATAGAAATCCTTTTGTTGCTTTTAATAAAAAAGAAAATTTAGAGTTTTTATCTCCTGTGTTAGCAGAAGAGATCACTGAAGTCGATATCAGTATCCAAGGTGGATGCACGACGAATACGTTTACACTCAGCAATTTCTTAGGTAATCAAGGCGGATGGTGTACTTTGTCGAAAGAATGTCAACGCGCTTGTAACTAA
- the lanM gene encoding type 2 lanthipeptide synthetase LanM, with protein sequence MNLTKEDVIPFWKSILNIQNESDLESHLKHFFGDDIDRLVEKINSENAHKEINIESVKSDQEKQDFFKKEFDLFLSRLNNIIGSCEFLMDKDKFSESQHHQLEKIIENDLWYFLIDEATLYFKENNTKFKKINGEKALQIFIEEVFHTKRFRSQCEILYPDLFALINLRINHYLEYIEEIISNITGDFNKIQSLLPSSNSSFKLKDIKIGSGDTHSNGRSVAKVEFDQGNVYYKPRTGELDINFFDFMDELSTYNEKFNFKRAEVISELKYSYFKEVEHKLVENQEEMEIYYEKLGYILCIMYTLNGTDFHSENIIAHGKDPVLVDLESLFHSNIFLNENLYDHGFLEIIKSSDPTVLDVGILPKKIVKNYDSDDYSLEIGGIGAEKQKTSPFKFSEFSIDADGEPRHVRKFGFNGVSENNPIKEIDDSTIFEMNIIMQKSFEYFYKWILNNKTVYQNMVSKYFSNQKIRVILRPTFLYSKLLLLSKNIYIIGNKTNREILFSKLSFERENQLSFVYSEYNQLMNYDVPIFYTNTNSLEIMDSDNNILGVLSDKTPLESSLQKINRMSLDDLDNQKTLIDQAMRLKEYKGDKTDIVFGSLEGEKNSIELESAEKLIENIGDLLLKRAIHANKESVTWISTTILGKEESEFGVGPVGNDVYLGNAGIALFLAQLYKFSGNEKYKEIVNKAINYNIRFLKQEKLYENGNTGYYNGTSGLLLSIAVINKIIPIEGFQEIMSTSLQRLNRLVKKSNNYDLFSGSSGLITCLIALDNIYPDYREHIRPLLEESYSNLYTNAVRKGNTCYWENKNTLAYVGYAHGNAGILASLIKLKSIENEILGYELVNSDFLHEISNYIDTAYDDELNNWENIPGSKKYSYGWCHGAPGLLLTQITAKECNSKMLKDESYIRNLVDIVIKKGFGANPSYCHGDLGSLKIIQKYAKVFGDNKLLEQCNTTYTSIYHKTIDKKWEKQVLSHSESLGLLIGVAGWGYSVLDHLYPEETFDFFTL encoded by the coding sequence GTGAATTTGACTAAAGAGGATGTAATACCATTTTGGAAATCAATACTTAATATTCAAAATGAAAGCGATTTAGAGTCGCATCTTAAACATTTTTTCGGTGATGATATAGATAGGTTAGTTGAAAAAATTAATAGTGAGAATGCACATAAAGAAATCAATATCGAATCTGTTAAATCAGATCAAGAGAAACAAGATTTTTTCAAGAAAGAGTTTGATCTATTCTTGAGTAGATTGAATAACATTATTGGGTCTTGTGAATTTCTAATGGACAAAGACAAATTTAGTGAATCGCAGCATCATCAGTTGGAGAAAATCATAGAGAATGATTTGTGGTATTTTCTAATTGATGAAGCCACACTTTATTTTAAGGAAAATAACACCAAATTTAAAAAAATAAATGGTGAGAAAGCTCTTCAAATCTTTATCGAAGAAGTTTTCCATACCAAACGTTTTAGAAGTCAATGCGAGATATTATATCCTGACTTGTTCGCTCTTATTAATTTAAGGATTAACCACTATTTGGAATACATTGAAGAAATCATTAGTAATATAACAGGAGACTTTAACAAAATACAATCTTTATTACCTTCATCTAATTCATCTTTTAAATTGAAAGATATCAAGATTGGAAGTGGTGATACACATTCCAATGGTAGAAGTGTAGCAAAAGTTGAATTCGATCAAGGGAATGTTTATTACAAGCCGAGAACCGGAGAGCTTGATATTAATTTTTTTGACTTTATGGACGAATTGTCTACATACAATGAAAAATTCAATTTTAAACGGGCAGAAGTGATCAGTGAACTTAAATATTCTTACTTTAAGGAAGTAGAACACAAACTCGTTGAAAATCAGGAAGAAATGGAAATATATTATGAGAAATTAGGCTATATCTTATGCATTATGTATACATTGAATGGAACAGATTTTCACAGTGAAAATATCATTGCGCACGGGAAAGATCCTGTTTTAGTTGATCTAGAATCACTTTTTCACTCCAATATATTTTTAAATGAAAATTTGTATGATCATGGCTTTTTAGAAATTATCAAATCTTCTGACCCTACTGTACTGGATGTAGGAATACTGCCAAAAAAAATTGTTAAAAATTATGACTCAGACGATTATTCTCTTGAAATCGGTGGGATTGGTGCAGAAAAACAAAAAACTTCACCGTTTAAGTTCTCGGAATTTAGCATTGACGCAGATGGAGAACCAAGGCATGTCAGGAAATTTGGATTCAATGGGGTGAGTGAGAATAATCCAATCAAAGAGATTGATGATTCTACAATATTTGAAATGAATATAATAATGCAAAAAAGTTTCGAATATTTTTATAAATGGATTCTGAATAACAAGACCGTTTACCAAAACATGGTATCCAAATATTTCAGTAATCAAAAAATCAGAGTGATTCTGCGTCCAACTTTTTTATACTCAAAATTATTACTTTTAAGTAAAAATATTTATATTATAGGCAATAAAACGAATCGAGAAATACTCTTCTCTAAATTGTCTTTTGAACGTGAGAATCAACTATCTTTTGTGTACAGTGAGTACAATCAATTGATGAATTACGATGTGCCTATATTTTATACGAATACTAACAGTTTGGAAATAATGGACTCTGATAATAATATTTTAGGTGTACTCTCAGACAAGACTCCATTGGAAAGCTCACTTCAAAAAATAAATAGGATGTCCTTGGATGACCTAGATAATCAGAAAACTTTGATTGATCAAGCAATGCGGCTAAAGGAATACAAGGGGGATAAAACAGATATTGTTTTTGGATCTTTAGAAGGTGAAAAAAATAGTATTGAGTTGGAGAGCGCTGAAAAACTTATCGAAAATATTGGCGATTTATTGTTGAAAAGAGCAATTCATGCTAATAAAGAGTCTGTTACATGGATTAGTACTACGATTCTAGGTAAAGAAGAATCCGAATTTGGTGTTGGACCTGTAGGGAATGATGTTTATTTGGGTAATGCTGGAATTGCTCTCTTTCTCGCTCAACTTTATAAATTCTCAGGAAATGAAAAGTATAAAGAGATTGTTAACAAAGCGATAAATTATAATATTAGATTTTTGAAACAAGAAAAATTGTATGAAAATGGTAATACTGGTTATTACAACGGGACTAGTGGCTTGTTATTAAGTATAGCGGTCATTAACAAAATAATACCTATTGAAGGTTTTCAAGAGATTATGTCTACATCGCTGCAAAGGCTGAATAGATTAGTGAAAAAGAGTAATAATTATGATCTTTTCTCTGGTTCTAGTGGTTTAATCACATGTTTGATTGCTTTAGATAACATATATCCAGATTATCGGGAACATATCCGCCCACTGTTAGAAGAATCCTACTCGAATTTGTACACGAATGCTGTACGTAAGGGAAATACTTGCTATTGGGAAAACAAAAACACATTAGCCTATGTTGGCTATGCTCATGGTAATGCAGGAATATTAGCATCATTAATAAAATTAAAATCAATTGAGAATGAAATTCTAGGTTACGAACTTGTAAATAGCGATTTTTTACATGAGATATCCAATTATATAGATACAGCGTATGATGATGAATTGAATAATTGGGAAAATATACCTGGATCTAAAAAATATTCATATGGATGGTGTCATGGAGCACCAGGCTTGTTACTAACACAAATAACAGCTAAAGAATGCAATTCAAAAATGTTGAAAGATGAAAGTTATATAAGAAATTTAGTTGATATTGTCATCAAAAAAGGATTTGGAGCGAATCCATCTTATTGTCATGGGGATTTAGGAAGCTTAAAAATCATTCAAAAATACGCAAAGGTATTTGGAGATAATAAACTTCTTGAACAATGTAATACAACGTACACCAGTATTTATCACAAAACTATAGATAAAAAATGGGAAAAACAAGTACTATCTCATTCAGAATCCTTAGGGTTATTGATCGGTGTAGCAGGTTGGGGATATTCGGTATTGGATCATCTGTACCCAGAGGAAACTTTTGACTTTTTTACGCTATAA
- a CDS encoding peptidase domain-containing ABC transporter: MKRIKVIRQLQPNECGLCCCKMVLDFHGCNVQLRDIRNEIGSIRDGVNIFHIKKYIEKYNFKARVLKLKTSDVSDTLKKLKLPAILFWDNRHFVVLEGIKNNRYSIIDPELGRVSYAEKDILAHFNNILLEVHQLEDSLKISDIGFFKKWYFFIFSLKSSAGKIVLSVVLSIFMYLITIFSAEFSKIIINRMSGLTNPTNLEQHIGTFNDFLIVLLLFFVVVGAAVFIREIISLSLRVDTEKKIVSEAFKKTLSLPYSFFESRTNGELMTSLGSVNLLKDFLLDKYIKMFFDIGLFIILIGYVCSISVKLFFIHIVLLVLNQALIISLSNKIKELGHQEFTLNSQSNGIQIETLHSIQLTKVMRSENEIYSKWENIFSELQNIRKRKQFYQGILATFGNTVNIIIPLLLLVVGFYLFIHQEVTLGDIIIAQTFTIMSISLIAQVLNTYSEYIVNSSFIERINDIVLHPEEIQGVREIDKIKKIEIKNLDFTYSKDANLVLKNINLCINSGEKIAFVGSTGCGKSTLVKLLSGLYREENLPIFYNDVPANEIAAVSLSKQISCVLQDMHIYADTILENIRAQRHGYNEADVKKAAEAACLDQDVSKFPMQYYTVPTDSGMDLSGGQKQRIAIARAVLNNPTVLIFDEGTSYLDYITERKIMNNILGQENISIIVAHRLDSIKNCDRIYFMENGEIVEQGTHYELMDLKGKYYDLYSN; this comes from the coding sequence ATGAAGAGAATCAAGGTAATAAGACAATTACAACCTAACGAATGTGGGCTTTGCTGCTGCAAAATGGTACTGGATTTCCATGGCTGTAATGTTCAATTAAGAGATATCCGTAATGAGATTGGTTCGATTAGAGACGGAGTTAATATATTTCATATAAAGAAATATATTGAAAAGTACAATTTTAAGGCTAGAGTGCTGAAACTAAAGACTTCAGATGTGTCAGACACATTAAAAAAGTTGAAACTTCCAGCTATTCTTTTTTGGGACAATAGACATTTCGTCGTCTTAGAAGGTATAAAAAATAATCGATATTCCATAATTGATCCTGAATTGGGTAGAGTTTCATATGCTGAAAAAGATATACTTGCTCATTTCAACAACATATTATTGGAAGTTCATCAATTAGAAGACTCTTTGAAGATCTCTGATATCGGATTTTTCAAAAAATGGTATTTCTTTATTTTCTCTTTGAAATCATCAGCAGGCAAAATAGTATTAAGTGTTGTACTATCGATCTTTATGTATCTAATCACTATTTTTTCAGCAGAGTTTTCAAAAATAATAATTAACCGTATGTCGGGTTTAACAAATCCTACTAACCTTGAACAGCATATAGGAACTTTTAATGATTTTCTGATCGTTTTATTGTTATTTTTTGTAGTTGTAGGTGCAGCCGTGTTCATTCGTGAAATTATCTCATTGTCTCTTCGTGTGGATACCGAAAAAAAAATAGTGTCTGAAGCATTTAAAAAAACATTGAGCTTACCGTATTCATTTTTTGAATCACGAACTAATGGAGAGTTAATGACCAGCTTAGGTAGTGTGAACCTCCTAAAAGATTTTCTATTGGATAAATATATAAAGATGTTCTTTGATATTGGATTATTTATCATTTTAATTGGATATGTCTGTTCAATATCAGTGAAATTATTCTTTATACACATTGTGTTATTAGTACTGAACCAAGCTCTTATTATTAGTTTATCCAATAAAATCAAAGAATTGGGTCATCAAGAATTCACGTTGAACTCACAATCTAATGGTATCCAAATAGAGACACTGCACTCGATTCAACTGACAAAGGTAATGCGGTCTGAAAATGAAATATATTCAAAATGGGAAAATATTTTTTCTGAGCTGCAGAATATTAGGAAAAGAAAACAATTTTACCAGGGTATTCTCGCTACATTTGGAAATACCGTTAATATTATAATTCCGTTACTGCTGCTCGTTGTTGGATTTTATTTGTTCATACATCAAGAAGTAACCCTAGGCGATATTATCATAGCTCAAACTTTTACCATTATGTCGATTTCTTTAATAGCTCAAGTGCTAAACACATACAGTGAATATATTGTCAATTCAAGTTTTATAGAGAGAATAAATGATATTGTGCTGCATCCTGAAGAAATTCAAGGAGTTAGAGAAATAGATAAAATAAAGAAAATCGAGATAAAAAATTTAGATTTCACGTATTCCAAGGATGCAAATCTGGTTTTAAAGAATATTAATCTCTGTATTAATAGCGGAGAGAAAATAGCTTTTGTAGGTTCGACCGGTTGTGGTAAAAGTACACTAGTGAAATTGTTGTCTGGACTGTATAGAGAAGAAAATCTTCCTATTTTTTATAATGACGTGCCGGCTAATGAAATAGCTGCTGTTTCTTTAAGTAAGCAAATCTCCTGCGTTCTTCAGGACATGCATATATATGCAGATACGATTCTTGAAAATATACGTGCACAAAGACATGGTTATAATGAGGCAGACGTAAAAAAGGCAGCAGAGGCTGCTTGCTTAGATCAAGATGTATCCAAATTTCCTATGCAATATTATACAGTCCCTACAGACTCAGGTATGGATTTATCTGGTGGCCAAAAACAAAGAATTGCTATTGCAAGAGCTGTATTAAACAATCCAACTGTTCTGATATTTGATGAAGGCACAAGTTATCTTGATTATATAACTGAAAGAAAAATAATGAATAACATTCTCGGTCAAGAAAATATTTCTATTATTGTTGCTCATCGATTAGATAGTATAAAAAATTGCGATCGTATTTATTTTATGGAAAACGGAGAAATAGTTGAACAAGGAACCCATTATGAACTTATGGATCTTAAAGGTAAATATTATGACTTATATTCCAATTAG
- a CDS encoding class II lanthipeptide, LchA2/BrtA2 family, with protein MTKREIRKEILENNTFICEKEVGELHDKVGAAVPITTSSWICGVVTAALCPTTACSSKC; from the coding sequence ATGACAAAACGCGAAATTAGAAAAGAAATTTTGGAGAACAACACTTTTATTTGTGAAAAAGAAGTCGGTGAACTGCATGATAAAGTGGGAGCTGCAGTTCCGATCACTACATCGTCTTGGATCTGTGGTGTAGTTACTGCAGCATTATGTCCAACAACAGCTTGCAGCAGTAAGTGCTAA
- the lanM gene encoding type 2 lanthipeptide synthetase LanM translates to MMNSVTFPILKNNKELLSILQDFFVVKERMGSESDEYFYTFYNPFRYLIKRLIESEFAAIRNSTKINYNYFDIIQDEFINKIKEICSNILLTELNINRVTGSLLGETKEERYSFFVEQILGSKKGFFEILEVYSELVPLITINVNQILEEHVFILTKIEEDYEEIKNVFFDNNFTILGYKFGMGDSHRKGKSVKIIETSVGKFVYKPKSLSLEKHFNVLLNWINSKGITDNQYLRCPKLIDKREYGWQEYVSNRDLESQDSAFDFYYRQGMNLALMYVLNASDFHYENLIADESYPVLIDIETFFSNIELSEGDELTASYQSSVLSTMMLPMDYGKLLDFEISGLSGKDGQVSNIHTDLQLMNANSDEMQFAKKPFVVKGKKNIPSFKGEKKEAFYYVDEICEGFTYLYNLIRSSKDEFITLLEIFNMDEIRVVLRPTQTYAEFLAMSKYPKYLVSNEKRKELFNLLFDSDSQKFPIAAIKEEIKSLENEDVPYFHTLIGRKFLRINNIQMDEYFKESPLSNAVQKIQSLNNADLKFQVKIISLSLKFELTKADVDSKYIAPEETLKIHVEDKAAVKEQIDYWAEHILKNSTKLPSGRIQWFSHINDGDHKAKLGYMMYGLYDGISGMCILFGLLSKYVNHEKYEPFYLLLLEDIITNEEKILEHENSICGFGNTASIIFTYLYLGKLRNEEALISKAGQLAVRYSNKVIRMIEPDEVEIDFTSGLSSLLVVLCRVNKNSENKELSKNIEEIAQYIINAVKVELSSGEYRTGFAHGYTGIAFALDTASAHSNIPQDIIVALIDMENEKYDPIMHKWHDTRKNDNKYSEDYWCQGSIGMLYARSVMKYNLPENKLMLEELKSNSVNSYGKFTNYSLCHGYLGNFLILKHKDVISDKEINFPKNGDAYIGGLGADAESMGLFLGEAGLVYFLISILNDDVPNILYLEV, encoded by the coding sequence ATGATGAATAGCGTTACCTTCCCGATATTAAAAAATAATAAAGAGCTGCTAAGCATTCTTCAAGACTTTTTTGTTGTGAAGGAGAGAATGGGTTCAGAATCTGATGAATACTTCTATACTTTTTATAATCCTTTTAGATATTTAATAAAACGCCTGATTGAGAGTGAATTTGCAGCAATTAGGAATTCGACTAAAATTAATTACAATTACTTCGATATCATTCAAGATGAATTTATAAATAAGATTAAAGAAATTTGTTCAAATATTTTATTAACAGAGTTGAATATTAATCGAGTAACTGGTTCGCTGCTCGGAGAAACAAAAGAAGAACGTTATTCCTTTTTTGTAGAACAAATATTAGGTTCTAAGAAAGGTTTTTTTGAGATTTTAGAAGTATATTCAGAGTTAGTCCCATTAATAACGATTAATGTAAATCAGATCTTGGAAGAACATGTCTTTATACTTACAAAAATAGAAGAAGATTATGAAGAGATTAAGAATGTTTTTTTTGACAATAATTTCACAATATTAGGGTATAAATTTGGGATGGGTGATTCTCATAGAAAAGGAAAAAGTGTAAAAATAATAGAAACTTCTGTTGGGAAGTTTGTATACAAACCTAAGTCACTTAGCTTAGAGAAGCACTTTAATGTACTATTGAATTGGATTAATTCTAAAGGGATCACTGATAATCAATATTTAAGGTGTCCGAAACTCATTGATAAACGAGAGTATGGGTGGCAAGAATATGTTAGTAATAGAGACTTAGAAAGTCAAGATTCGGCTTTTGATTTTTATTATAGACAGGGTATGAATTTAGCTCTTATGTACGTGCTCAATGCTAGTGATTTTCATTATGAAAATTTAATAGCAGATGAGTCATACCCTGTTCTTATCGATATCGAAACATTTTTTTCAAATATAGAACTTTCTGAAGGGGACGAACTTACGGCTTCATACCAGTCATCTGTATTGTCTACGATGATGCTTCCTATGGATTATGGAAAGTTATTAGATTTCGAGATAAGTGGATTATCAGGAAAAGATGGACAAGTATCTAATATACACACTGATCTACAGTTGATGAATGCTAATAGTGATGAGATGCAGTTTGCCAAAAAACCATTTGTAGTAAAGGGTAAGAAAAATATTCCATCTTTCAAAGGGGAGAAAAAAGAAGCATTTTATTATGTTGATGAAATCTGCGAGGGGTTTACATATTTATATAATTTAATAAGGTCTTCTAAAGATGAATTTATAACGCTTCTTGAAATTTTCAATATGGATGAAATAAGAGTGGTTTTAAGGCCTACTCAAACATATGCTGAGTTTCTTGCAATGTCCAAATATCCTAAATATTTAGTAAGCAATGAAAAGAGGAAAGAGCTTTTTAATTTATTGTTCGATTCGGATTCTCAAAAGTTCCCCATTGCTGCTATAAAAGAAGAGATAAAAAGTTTGGAAAATGAAGACGTTCCCTATTTTCATACTTTAATAGGACGTAAATTTTTGAGGATTAATAATATTCAAATGGATGAATATTTTAAAGAATCACCACTCTCCAATGCAGTTCAGAAAATTCAATCACTAAATAACGCTGATTTGAAATTTCAGGTTAAAATTATCAGTCTATCTCTGAAATTCGAATTAACAAAAGCGGATGTTGACTCTAAATATATAGCTCCAGAAGAAACGCTGAAAATACACGTTGAAGACAAAGCTGCTGTTAAGGAACAAATAGATTATTGGGCAGAGCACATATTAAAGAATTCTACAAAGCTGCCAAGCGGTCGGATTCAATGGTTTTCACACATCAATGATGGTGATCATAAAGCTAAATTAGGCTACATGATGTACGGTTTATATGATGGCATTTCAGGAATGTGTATTTTATTTGGTTTGCTTTCTAAATATGTTAATCATGAAAAATATGAACCTTTTTATTTATTATTACTCGAGGACATTATAACCAATGAAGAGAAAATACTTGAGCATGAAAATAGTATATGTGGATTTGGTAACACCGCTTCTATTATTTTCACATATCTCTATTTGGGGAAATTAAGAAATGAAGAAGCTTTAATATCTAAAGCAGGACAGCTGGCAGTCCGATATTCCAATAAAGTAATACGTATGATCGAACCGGATGAGGTGGAGATCGATTTTACGAGTGGGTTAAGCAGTTTGTTGGTGGTTTTGTGCAGAGTCAACAAAAATTCGGAAAATAAAGAATTGAGTAAAAATATAGAAGAGATTGCGCAGTATATTATAAATGCTGTAAAAGTTGAACTGTCCTCTGGGGAGTACCGTACAGGTTTCGCTCACGGCTATACAGGTATTGCCTTTGCGCTGGATACTGCTTCAGCACATAGTAATATTCCTCAAGATATAATTGTGGCACTTATCGATATGGAAAACGAGAAATATGATCCAATTATGCACAAGTGGCATGATACTAGGAAAAATGATAATAAGTATAGTGAGGACTACTGGTGTCAAGGTTCTATAGGTATGTTGTATGCGAGGAGTGTAATGAAATATAATTTACCTGAAAATAAGTTAATGCTGGAAGAATTGAAAAGTAATTCTGTAAACTCGTATGGAAAGTTTACTAATTATTCCTTGTGTCATGGGTATCTTGGAAATTTCCTGATTCTGAAGCATAAAGATGTTATAAGTGATAAAGAAATTAATTTCCCCAAAAATGGAGATGCTTACATTGGTGGTTTGGGAGCAGATGCTGAGTCTATGGGGCTGTTCTTAGGGGAAGCAGGCTTGGTATACTTTTTAATTTCTATCTTAAACGATGATGTTCCTAATATTCTTTATTTAGAAGTTTGA
- a CDS encoding peptidase domain-containing ABC transporter has product MKRRIKMVGQIHQTECGYSCIAMICDFHKYSVTLKELREMGKTGRDGLSLLNIMEIFEGLNFEAKVFQIEASDTKSFGLPCIAYWEENHFVVIENFDKKGVWIFDPGLPDKVRIPYDEFNSKFSNYIIEVSTTEQTEVRKRENIWNSYFKYIFMNKRSMMIFLISSLLLYGITLILSYFIQEIINRLSNDGININSILIAALLVVAFQTIIKLVQGKSVLYINNNVDHKFMDDFFSHLLKLPYHFFQFRSSGDILYSASSIRIIRSTLSTEVITSAMNLFFLAFMIVYMFFFSPTIALFCCVLIIIYSLLLLVNRTYLSKFTNNEVMNTSKLQSYQNEMIFNMFSIKINGIESKVYMEWKKKLDNFIASIKAKENYSNYMQTLIGAFETASPLLVIGLGGYLYFQGTINIGVVVMLYSLSIQLFGICKSLFQLYSSFVASTLYLNRVHDVLVEDEEIGNREGIKPELKGNICLDNISYKYGKRNVLNGITLQINAGEKVALVGESGSGKSTLAKIIVGLYPPTSGNVYFDGYDSLEMETSYLKSLIGVVPQEITLFNKSIKENIILHGDVVDEEHLINISRKTNIYNDIMSMPMKFNTLISESGTNLSGGQRQRIAIARALINNPKFIVFDEATSSLDYKNEKQIDDYLKEIHCTRIIISHKISSIRDADKIIVLKNGEIEDIGNHEYLLENNDFYRNYFDLLNSTSIMYQ; this is encoded by the coding sequence GTGAAAAGAAGAATAAAGATGGTTGGACAAATCCATCAGACAGAATGTGGATATTCTTGCATAGCCATGATATGTGATTTTCACAAGTACAGCGTTACTCTTAAAGAATTGAGAGAAATGGGCAAAACAGGCAGAGACGGATTGAGTTTGTTGAATATTATGGAAATCTTCGAGGGGTTGAATTTCGAAGCAAAAGTTTTTCAAATTGAAGCAAGTGATACTAAAAGTTTTGGTTTACCCTGCATAGCTTACTGGGAAGAAAATCATTTTGTGGTTATTGAAAATTTTGATAAAAAAGGGGTTTGGATATTCGATCCAGGATTACCGGATAAGGTTAGAATACCCTATGATGAATTTAACAGCAAATTTAGTAACTACATTATAGAAGTTAGCACAACTGAACAGACGGAAGTTCGGAAAAGGGAGAATATATGGAATTCTTATTTTAAGTATATATTTATGAATAAAAGATCCATGATGATTTTTTTAATCTCCTCATTATTGTTGTATGGGATAACGCTAATATTAAGTTACTTTATACAAGAGATTATCAATCGGTTAAGTAACGATGGAATTAATATAAACAGTATATTAATTGCTGCCTTGTTGGTTGTAGCTTTCCAAACTATTATAAAACTAGTGCAGGGAAAATCAGTATTATATATTAATAATAATGTCGATCATAAATTCATGGACGATTTCTTTTCTCATCTATTGAAACTGCCGTATCACTTTTTTCAATTTCGTTCATCAGGAGATATTTTATATAGTGCTTCCAGCATAAGGATTATTAGGAGTACACTCTCGACAGAAGTGATTACAAGCGCAATGAATTTATTTTTTCTTGCTTTTATGATTGTCTATATGTTTTTTTTCTCCCCAACGATCGCATTGTTTTGTTGTGTTTTAATTATAATATACAGCTTACTTTTGCTAGTTAATAGGACGTATTTATCTAAATTCACTAATAATGAAGTAATGAATACTTCGAAGCTGCAATCCTATCAAAATGAAATGATATTTAATATGTTTTCCATAAAAATCAACGGGATTGAATCAAAAGTTTATATGGAATGGAAGAAAAAATTAGATAATTTCATTGCATCGATTAAAGCAAAAGAAAATTATTCGAATTACATGCAAACTTTAATAGGGGCATTTGAAACTGCTTCTCCATTACTTGTTATTGGACTAGGAGGCTATCTTTATTTTCAAGGGACAATCAACATTGGAGTAGTTGTAATGCTGTATTCTTTATCTATTCAATTATTTGGTATATGTAAGTCTTTATTTCAGCTATATTCTTCTTTTGTTGCATCAACTTTGTATTTAAATAGAGTCCATGATGTTTTGGTTGAGGACGAAGAAATAGGAAACCGAGAGGGGATAAAGCCTGAATTAAAAGGAAATATATGCCTCGATAATATAAGCTACAAATATGGAAAAAGAAATGTTTTGAATGGAATAACATTACAAATAAACGCTGGAGAAAAAGTTGCGTTAGTTGGAGAAAGTGGGAGTGGAAAAAGTACATTAGCTAAAATTATAGTTGGGCTGTACCCACCAACCTCCGGAAACGTGTACTTTGATGGATATGACAGTCTTGAGATGGAGACCAGTTATTTGAAAAGTTTAATTGGAGTCGTTCCACAGGAAATTACTCTTTTTAACAAAAGTATAAAAGAAAATATTATACTCCATGGTGACGTGGTAGACGAGGAACATTTAATCAATATCTCTAGAAAAACTAACATTTACAATGATATTATGAGTATGCCTATGAAGTTTAACACATTAATATCTGAGTCAGGTACCAATTTATCGGGTGGACAAAGGCAGAGAATTGCTATTGCAAGAGCACTTATAAATAATCCTAAATTCATCGTTTTTGATGAAGCGACAAGTTCATTGGACTATAAAAATGAAAAGCAAATTGATGATTATCTAAAAGAGATCCATTGCACTAGAATCATTATCTCACATAAGATTTCATCAATTCGAGATGCGGATAAGATTATTGTATTGAAAAATGGAGAAATTGAGGATATTGGCAATCATGAATATTTGTTAGAAAACAATGATTTTTATAGAAATTATTTCGATTTGCTAAATTCGACCTCGATAATGTACCAGTAG